Genomic segment of Gemmatimonadaceae bacterium:
GTGCCGACGATCACGTGCACCGCGAGCTGGACCCACACATTCTCCATGTTCACTTACTGCTTGACCTGCTCCGCGGAGATCGTGGTCTGATCCTCGGCTGAATCAGCGGCCATCGGCGCTTTCTTCCGGGGAGCGCGCCGTGGCTCGGAGTCGGCCAGCGCCGGAGCCGACTTCCGCAGCAGCATCAGATGGATCACTTCGTCCATCGTCGAGACGAAAGTGAATGCCATCTTTTCCTTGACTTCGTCAGGGATGTCGCGCAGGTCTTTCTCGTTGGTCGACGGCATGATGACATGTCGGAGCCCGGCGCGATATGCGGCGAGAACCTTTTCCTTCACGCCGCCGATTTCGAGGACTTTTCCGCGCAGCGTCACCTCACCGGTGATTGCCGTGTCGCGCCGGACGGGACGGCGGCTCAGTACGCTCGCGATCGCCAGCGTAACGGCCGCGCCGGCGCTCGGACCGTCCTTCGGAATCGCGCCGGCGGGGAAATGCACGTGCAGATCGGTCTCCTTGAACTCCGCCTCGCCGATTGCGAGCAGCTCGGCTCGGGAGCGGACGTACGAGTACGCCGCGTCGACCGATTCACGCATCACACTGCCCAGCTGGCCCGTGACGGTGAGCCGTCCCGAGCCTGTCATACGCAGTGCCTCGATCAGCATCAGGTCGCCGCCGGTGGCCGTCCACGCGAGGCCGGTGACAACTCCGACCTCCGGCTCCTGGTCGGCCTCTTCGAGCGTGTACCGCGGATTGCCGAGCACGTCGATGACCCGCTCGGTGTCTACGATCCACGCGCCTTCCTCACCCTCAGCCTTGCGCCGCGCACGCCTGCGCATGATGGACGCAACGTCGCGCTCGAAGTTCCTGAGTCCCGCCTCGCGCGAGTAGCGACTGGCGAGAAGCCCCAGCATCTCGTCGGTGAATTGAATGTCCTTGTCCGTGATGCCGTGCTCCTCGAGCAGTCGCGGCAGCATGTAGCGCCACGCGATCTCGACTTTCTCCTCGACGGTGTAGCCGGCGATGCGGATTATTTCCATCCGGTCGCGCAGCGGTGGCGGAATGTCGTAGATGTTGTTCGCCGTGCAGATGAAGAGGACCGCCGAGAGATCGAACGGGACGTTGAGGTAGTGATCCACGAACTCATGGTTCTGCGAGGGATCGAGGACCTCGAGCATCGCCGCAGTGGGATCTCCGGATGGACCGCCGCCGCTCATCTTGTCGATCTCGTCGATCATCATCACCGGGTCTTTCACCTGCACGCGTCTCAGCGCCTGGATGATGAGACCCGGCAGTGCACCGACGTACGTTCGGCGGTGCCCGCGAATCTCGGCTTCGTCGCGCACGCCGCCCACGGAGATTCGATAGA
This window contains:
- the lon gene encoding endopeptidase La, giving the protein MAKPSRKDDILKSEIPPNLPMMALRSTIVYPLGTIAVQMGAPENLALLREHEGAGLIVALVIATGEHDDPVDLERFVGRVGVAARVHERINLPGDTVQITLQGLRRIIIDKIVQTTPYPVAHVKPAKELAADPVEVDELVGRVVNAAETLAKMVDRIPDEVPAILRMNVSDPGRFADLAATNMNFKISDKDEIVQRLDIGQRLRFLLTRLEREVGRAHVVEDVKRQTEIKIEQHQREFYLRQQLRAIQAELGEADPGEKEAIETLRKIEEAKLPPRAAAEAKRETERLRMLSPAASEYQVIRTYLDWLLSLPWDRRSGREEIELTAVENALDSRHYGLNEAKERIIEYLAVRKLRGGDPHGPILCFAGPPGTGKTSLGEAIASAIGRAFYRISVGGVRDEAEIRGHRRTYVGALPGLIIQALRRVQVKDPVMMIDEIDKMSGGGPSGDPTAAMLEVLDPSQNHEFVDHYLNVPFDLSAVLFICTANNIYDIPPPLRDRMEIIRIAGYTVEEKVEIAWRYMLPRLLEEHGITDKDIQFTDEMLGLLASRYSREAGLRNFERDVASIMRRRARRKAEGEEGAWIVDTERVIDVLGNPRYTLEEADQEPEVGVVTGLAWTATGGDLMLIEALRMTGSGRLTVTGQLGSVMRESVDAAYSYVRSRAELLAIGEAEFKETDLHVHFPAGAIPKDGPSAGAAVTLAIASVLSRRPVRRDTAITGEVTLRGKVLEIGGVKEKVLAAYRAGLRHVIMPSTNEKDLRDIPDEVKEKMAFTFVSTMDEVIHLMLLRKSAPALADSEPRRAPRKKAPMAADSAEDQTTISAEQVKQ